A portion of the Labilithrix sp. genome contains these proteins:
- a CDS encoding CPBP family intramembrane metalloprotease, which translates to MAARAIPHSGRARPRGHVHMGVRRGPAPSALLVYGALSLLTLGIAFVRDNSPIETEAWLSILPLWSRHVLSAAGGGALAVGTVRATRLFVGRWGWAKSLHSDLRPVVRDAGDGTIFVVGLASGVAEELFFRGLLTPLLGLALSSVAFGALHQLRGRAGWFWTAWAAIMGLLFGALFLVTGSLVGPILAHVAINIVNLRFLRDTDVEPRPVRELGGLLGRG; encoded by the coding sequence ATGGCTGCCCGCGCGATCCCGCACTCCGGACGAGCTCGGCCTCGCGGTCACGTGCACATGGGCGTGCGGCGGGGGCCGGCGCCGTCCGCACTCCTGGTCTACGGCGCGCTCAGCCTGCTGACGCTGGGGATCGCCTTCGTGCGGGACAATAGCCCGATCGAGACGGAGGCCTGGCTCTCGATCCTGCCGCTCTGGTCGCGCCACGTCCTCAGCGCGGCGGGCGGGGGCGCCCTCGCGGTGGGGACCGTCCGCGCGACGCGGCTCTTCGTCGGCCGCTGGGGCTGGGCGAAGTCGCTCCACTCCGATCTCCGCCCGGTCGTCCGCGACGCGGGCGACGGCACGATCTTCGTCGTCGGCCTCGCGAGCGGCGTCGCGGAGGAGCTCTTCTTCCGCGGCCTCCTCACTCCGCTCTTGGGGCTCGCCCTCTCGTCAGTCGCGTTCGGCGCGCTGCATCAGCTCCGCGGCCGCGCGGGATGGTTCTGGACGGCGTGGGCGGCGATCATGGGCCTCCTCTTCGGCGCGCTCTTCCTCGTGACCGGCAGCCTGGTCGGCCCGATCCTCGCGCACGTCGCGATCAACATCGTGAACCTCCGCTTCCTCCGCGACACCGACGTGGAGCCGCGCCCCGTCCGCGAGCTCGGCGGCCTCCTCGGCCGCGGCTGA
- a CDS encoding response regulator has product MTMTNEERPRVLIVDDEKFIRDILADFLGMEGYVVRTAEDGQAALSELTHAHYDLVISDLKMPRMGGIELLEQIGSAAPNALTVIMTGFGTVETAIDAMKRGAYDYILKPFKVEEVIHVVQRGLEKQRLAAENLRLKEALSLYKVSEAIAASLSLEEVLATVGDAAIHEIHGDLASTWLDNGEGGYFERQRLCPPKHLRTGAMKDLRDTQPGTPAGTSTGLSLGAFNPQAFVSHFAQDSTLLEHGRDNVMRFFVTEPELPIESLIAVPLKMQTRLLGWITAASFTKGKRFDEGQRKLLSLVGSRAAAAIENARLYEDLRATFQQTIEGLAQAIDKMDRYTAGHSERVATYAMYLAMRLGLPPDQVEIVRQSALMHDIGKLGCVLNLNKPGKLSQDEYEAFKKHPGYGRDILEPIKFLHPLIPGVHLHHERWDGRGYPLGLKGNDVPLMARIIAIADTYDAMTSDRAYRRALPHEVAVTEIERCSGTQFDPDVANVFNEGLDQYRESEVAKGNSVPE; this is encoded by the coding sequence ATGACGATGACGAACGAAGAGCGACCGCGTGTTCTGATCGTCGACGACGAGAAATTCATTCGCGACATCCTCGCGGACTTCCTCGGAATGGAAGGCTACGTCGTCCGCACGGCGGAGGACGGGCAGGCCGCCCTCTCCGAGCTGACGCACGCCCACTACGACCTCGTCATCAGCGACCTGAAGATGCCGCGGATGGGCGGCATCGAGCTCCTCGAGCAGATCGGGAGCGCGGCGCCGAACGCCCTCACCGTCATCATGACCGGCTTCGGCACGGTCGAGACCGCGATCGACGCGATGAAGCGCGGCGCGTACGACTACATCCTCAAGCCGTTCAAGGTCGAGGAGGTCATCCACGTCGTCCAGCGCGGGCTCGAGAAGCAGCGGCTCGCGGCGGAGAACCTCCGCCTCAAGGAGGCGCTCTCGCTCTACAAGGTGAGCGAGGCGATCGCGGCCTCGCTCTCGCTCGAGGAGGTCCTCGCCACCGTCGGCGACGCGGCGATCCACGAGATCCACGGCGACCTCGCGTCGACGTGGCTCGACAACGGCGAGGGCGGCTACTTCGAGCGCCAGCGCCTCTGCCCGCCGAAGCACCTCCGCACCGGCGCGATGAAGGACCTGCGCGACACGCAGCCGGGCACGCCGGCGGGCACGAGCACGGGCCTCTCGCTCGGCGCCTTCAACCCGCAGGCGTTCGTCTCCCACTTCGCGCAGGACTCGACCCTCCTCGAGCACGGGCGCGACAACGTGATGCGCTTCTTCGTGACGGAGCCGGAGCTCCCGATCGAGTCGCTCATCGCGGTGCCGCTCAAGATGCAGACGCGGCTCCTCGGCTGGATCACCGCCGCGAGCTTCACGAAGGGCAAGCGCTTCGACGAAGGCCAGCGCAAGCTCCTCTCGCTCGTCGGCTCGCGCGCGGCGGCGGCGATCGAGAACGCGCGCCTCTACGAGGACCTCCGCGCCACCTTCCAGCAGACGATCGAGGGCCTCGCGCAGGCGATCGACAAGATGGACCGCTACACCGCGGGCCACTCCGAGCGCGTCGCGACGTACGCGATGTACCTCGCGATGCGCCTCGGCCTCCCGCCCGATCAGGTCGAGATCGTCCGCCAGAGCGCGCTGATGCACGACATTGGCAAGCTCGGCTGCGTCTTGAACCTCAACAAGCCGGGCAAGCTCTCGCAGGACGAGTACGAGGCGTTCAAGAAGCACCCCGGCTACGGGCGCGACATCCTCGAGCCGATCAAGTTCCTCCACCCGCTCATCCCGGGCGTGCACCTCCATCACGAGCGCTGGGACGGCCGTGGCTATCCCCTTGGCCTGAAGGGCAATGACGTGCCCTTGATGGCACGCATCATCGCGATCGCCGACACCTACGACGCGATGACGAGCGACCGCGCCTACCGCCGCGCGCTCCCGCACGAGGTCGCGGTCACCGAGATCGAGCGCTGCTCCGGCACGCAGTTCGACCC